A part of Pectinatus sottacetonis genomic DNA contains:
- the mreC gene encoding rod shape-determining protein MreC produces MQTNGPVGKKIWILILVLLSLFCMIFFSAKGKVSIPLTNRVVITLLAPLQSFASGISNKSGSIIKNVNDLMTLHEENKLLKNEVIKLREQNLKDSELAAENKRLRELLNYKQSAKNFQLVTASVIARDSSTWINNVVIDRGSNDGIKKDMPVVTPAGLVGYIIEVYDNYSLVGLITDPRVAVGAMVQRSDSRVAGIVKGDINKKAEIHMENIPRSADVKNGDQIITSGLGGIYPKGIFIGIVESVKNEAGGLLKYAVVKPAVDFQKLEDVAIIVNSRRLPPEQLIKQMQRAADGQQLKREGVPK; encoded by the coding sequence ATGCAGACAAATGGGCCTGTAGGGAAAAAAATATGGATACTTATACTTGTTTTGCTTAGTCTTTTTTGTATGATATTTTTTTCAGCTAAGGGCAAAGTTTCAATACCATTAACTAATCGTGTGGTTATAACACTTTTAGCTCCGCTTCAGAGTTTTGCTTCGGGAATAAGCAATAAAAGCGGCAGTATTATTAAAAATGTAAATGACTTGATGACACTGCATGAAGAAAATAAGCTTTTAAAAAATGAAGTTATAAAATTGCGTGAACAAAACTTGAAAGATTCAGAGCTGGCTGCAGAAAATAAGAGATTGAGAGAACTTCTTAATTATAAACAGTCAGCTAAAAATTTCCAGCTGGTAACAGCTTCTGTTATTGCCCGCGATTCGTCAACATGGATCAATAATGTGGTAATTGATCGCGGCAGCAATGATGGGATAAAAAAAGATATGCCTGTTGTTACACCTGCCGGTCTGGTAGGATATATAATTGAAGTTTATGATAATTATTCTTTGGTAGGGCTAATTACTGATCCTAGAGTTGCTGTAGGCGCAATGGTTCAACGCAGTGATTCACGGGTTGCAGGAATTGTAAAAGGTGATATTAACAAAAAAGCGGAAATTCATATGGAAAATATTCCTCGTTCAGCAGATGTGAAAAATGGAGATCAAATTATAACATCGGGATTGGGGGGGATTTATCCTAAGGGAATTTTTATTGGCATTGTGGAAAGTGTAAAAAATGAAGCTGGTGGATTGTTGAAATATGCAGTAGTAAAACCAGCTGTTGATTTTCAGAAATTGGAAGATGTGGCAATAATTGTAAATTCTCGTCGATTGCCACCGGAACAGCTTATAAAACAAATGCAGCGGGCGGCTGATGGACAACAGCTGAAAAGAGAAGGTGTTCCAAAATGA
- a CDS encoding rod shape-determining protein, with protein sequence MWNIFGGFSHDMGIDLGTANTLVHVKGKGIVLREPSVVAIDRDSGNVLAVGEEAKRMIGRTPGNIVAIRPMKDGVIADFNVTQSMLKYFIGKAMNRSSFIKPRVVVGVPSGVTEVEKRAVIDAVRQAGANEAYLIEEPMAAAIGAGLPVEEATGSMVVDIGGGTTEIAVISLGGIVTSCSIRIGGDEMDTSIVQYIKRMYNLMIGERTAEEIKINIGTAIVPETSKTMEIRGRDLVSGLPKVLDVSDKEIEEALREPVHKIVEAVKNTLERTPPELAADVMDHGIMMTGGGALLSNLDKLLSKETGMPVLIAEDPLSCVGEGTGKSLGNIDLLKRVMMTTKKLR encoded by the coding sequence ATGTGGAATATTTTTGGCGGTTTTTCTCATGATATGGGAATAGATTTAGGAACAGCAAATACACTGGTGCATGTTAAGGGTAAAGGAATAGTCCTGCGTGAGCCATCAGTTGTAGCAATAGATAGAGACTCTGGCAATGTGTTGGCAGTTGGAGAAGAAGCAAAAAGAATGATAGGGCGCACGCCTGGTAATATCGTAGCTATAAGACCGATGAAGGATGGCGTTATTGCAGATTTTAATGTAACGCAGTCAATGCTCAAATACTTTATTGGCAAGGCCATGAACCGTAGTTCTTTCATAAAACCACGTGTAGTAGTAGGCGTTCCTTCCGGAGTAACAGAAGTTGAAAAACGTGCTGTTATTGATGCAGTCCGCCAGGCAGGGGCAAATGAAGCTTATCTGATTGAAGAACCAATGGCGGCAGCTATCGGGGCAGGATTACCAGTGGAAGAAGCAACTGGTAGTATGGTTGTAGATATCGGGGGAGGTACGACAGAAATTGCTGTTATTTCTTTAGGTGGTATAGTAACAAGCTGTTCTATAAGGATTGGCGGCGATGAAATGGATACATCGATCGTCCAATATATAAAGAGAATGTATAATCTTATGATAGGTGAACGTACAGCTGAAGAAATAAAGATTAATATTGGGACAGCTATTGTTCCAGAAACTAGTAAAACAATGGAGATAAGAGGGCGTGATCTGGTCAGTGGATTGCCTAAAGTACTTGACGTAAGCGATAAGGAAATAGAAGAAGCATTAAGAGAACCTGTACATAAAATTGTGGAAGCGGTTAAAAATACTTTGGAACGTACACCGCCTGAACTTGCAGCCGATGTAATGGATCACGGTATAATGATGACAGGTGGCGGAGCACTTTTGTCAAATCTTGATAAATTGTTGAGTAAGGAAACGGGTATGCCAGTCCTTATAGCAGAAGATCCACTTTCTTGCGTAGGCGAAGGAACAGGAAAATCATTGGGGAATATAGATCTTCTGAAACGTGTTATGATGACAACAAAAAAATTAAGATGA